From the Aquitalea magnusonii genome, one window contains:
- a CDS encoding TetR/AcrR family transcriptional regulator → MSKPRIKTYDRIILESLKLFNEQGERNITTNHIAAHLGISPGNLYYHFRNKEEIVYQIFLMYRDFINERLAVPEARDMTVADLVNYLDTAFLAMWQFRFMFYDLPGMLARSPQLQSEYHQFVNTELKGILGEHFREFIRLGLLKMDEEDIEPVSINIWLVVKFWFAFEQTSRPKSPITEASGHRGVRQVMALLKPYVQPDFMAAFQQLQQRHAGH, encoded by the coding sequence ATGAGCAAACCCCGCATCAAGACCTACGACCGCATCATTCTGGAAAGCCTGAAGCTGTTCAATGAACAGGGCGAGCGCAATATCACCACCAACCACATTGCGGCGCATCTGGGCATCAGCCCGGGCAATCTGTACTACCACTTCCGCAACAAGGAAGAAATCGTCTACCAGATCTTCCTGATGTACCGCGACTTCATCAACGAGCGCCTGGCGGTGCCGGAAGCGCGCGACATGACAGTGGCCGATCTGGTCAATTACCTGGATACCGCCTTCCTGGCCATGTGGCAGTTCCGCTTCATGTTCTACGACCTGCCAGGCATGCTGGCGCGCAGCCCGCAATTGCAGTCGGAGTACCACCAGTTCGTCAACACCGAGTTAAAAGGCATTCTGGGCGAACATTTCCGCGAATTCATCCGCCTGGGCCTGCTCAAGATGGACGAAGAAGATATCGAGCCGGTCAGCATCAATATCTGGCTGGTGGTGAAGTTCTGGTTTGCCTTTGAGCAGACCTCGCGCCCAAAATCCCCCATCACCGAGGCCTCCGGCCATCGTGGCGTGCGTCAGGTGATGGCCCTGCTCAAGCCCTATGTGCAACCGGATTTCATGGCGGCCTTCCAGCAACTGCAGCAACGCCACGCCGGCCACTAA
- a CDS encoding NAD(P)-dependent alcohol dehydrogenase, translating into MSSMMKAAVFIAPGRIEIAEKPIPDVGPNDALIRITTTTICGTDVHILKGEYPVAPGLTIGHEPVGIIEKLGSAVSGYQEGQRVIAGAICPNFNSYAAQDGVASQDGSYLIAAGRCGCHGYKATAGWRFGNLIDGTQAEYVLVPDAQANLAPIPDGLTDEQVLMCPDIMSTGFKGAENANIRIGDTVVVFAQGPIGLCATAGARLLGATTIIAVDGNAHRLGISRQMGADITLNFTQCDVVEEVMKLTGGRGADAAIEALGTQHTFASALQVLKPGGTLSSLGVYSSDLTIPLGAFAAGLGDHKINTALCPGGKERMRRLMGVIASGRLDLGALVTHHYALDDIEAAYDLFAHQRDGVLKIAIRP; encoded by the coding sequence ATGAGCAGCATGATGAAGGCAGCCGTTTTTATTGCACCAGGCCGGATTGAAATTGCCGAAAAACCCATTCCGGACGTAGGTCCCAACGATGCCCTGATCCGCATCACCACCACCACGATCTGCGGTACCGATGTTCATATTCTCAAGGGTGAGTATCCGGTAGCGCCGGGTCTGACTATCGGCCATGAGCCGGTAGGCATCATCGAAAAGCTTGGCAGCGCGGTCAGCGGCTATCAGGAAGGCCAGCGGGTGATTGCCGGTGCCATTTGTCCCAATTTCAATTCTTATGCCGCCCAGGATGGCGTGGCCTCGCAGGATGGCAGTTATCTGATCGCCGCCGGGCGCTGTGGCTGCCACGGCTACAAGGCCACGGCGGGGTGGCGCTTTGGCAATCTCATCGACGGCACCCAGGCCGAGTATGTGCTGGTGCCGGATGCCCAGGCCAATCTGGCACCGATTCCGGATGGCCTGACGGACGAGCAGGTGTTGATGTGTCCGGACATCATGTCCACCGGTTTCAAGGGGGCGGAAAATGCCAATATCCGCATCGGTGACACCGTGGTGGTGTTTGCCCAGGGCCCGATTGGCCTGTGCGCCACCGCCGGAGCGCGCCTGCTGGGTGCCACCACCATTATTGCGGTAGATGGCAATGCGCACCGGCTTGGCATCTCTCGCCAGATGGGGGCGGATATCACCCTCAATTTCACCCAATGCGATGTGGTGGAGGAGGTGATGAAGCTGACCGGGGGGCGCGGGGCGGATGCGGCCATCGAGGCGCTGGGCACCCAGCACACCTTTGCCTCGGCCTTGCAGGTGCTCAAGCCTGGCGGCACGCTGTCCAGTCTGGGGGTGTACTCCAGCGATCTGACCATTCCGCTGGGGGCTTTTGCCGCCGGTCTTGGCGACCACAAGATCAATACCGCACTTTGCCCCGGCGGCAAGGAGCGCATGCGGCGGCTGATGGGAGTGATTGCCTCTGGGCGGCTTGATCTGGGCGCGCTGGTGACGCATCACTATGCGCTGGATGATATCGAAGCCGCTTACGATCTGTTTGCCCATCAGCGTGACGGGGTGCTGAAGATCGCCATTCGTCCCTGA
- a CDS encoding ABC transporter permease, with protein MNADWQLAWRRFAVMLVKELKQLGRDRVLLAFIVYAFTADIFLAASGVSLSLNHAATLVQDQDHSPQSRELLSRFQPPYFRMDGAVGQDAAALAALDQGRAMLVLSVPPQFGKQLATGQPTSIAMQVDTTNSVLGFLATSHAQQIVSQFGLESAMQRLGMGADAAHSLPNVQNDIRVWYNPNQEDSWFMGVAEMLNIATVFAVLLPAAAMVREKERGTVEQLIVSPLSPFGILFPKVVSMTGVILCGVALSLFLILIPLFAIPVKGSLLLFFALSGLYVFTTAGLGLFAATIARNLAQAGMLSILILAPMLFLSGAWTPPEAMPVWLRGLMYVSPLHYYLDIAFGILLKGQGLADLQPAILGMSAIGVLVFASGLLLFRKQFD; from the coding sequence ATGAATGCAGATTGGCAACTGGCTTGGCGGCGCTTTGCCGTGATGCTGGTAAAAGAATTGAAGCAATTGGGCCGCGACCGGGTATTGCTGGCCTTCATCGTGTATGCCTTTACCGCCGACATTTTTCTGGCGGCATCCGGCGTGTCGCTGTCGCTGAATCATGCCGCCACCCTGGTGCAGGATCAGGACCACAGTCCACAGTCGCGCGAACTGCTGTCGCGCTTCCAGCCGCCTTACTTCCGCATGGATGGCGCAGTAGGGCAGGATGCCGCCGCACTGGCGGCGCTGGATCAGGGGCGTGCCATGCTGGTGTTGTCGGTGCCGCCACAATTTGGCAAGCAACTGGCCACCGGCCAGCCCACCAGCATCGCCATGCAGGTGGATACCACCAATTCGGTACTGGGGTTTCTGGCCACCAGCCATGCGCAGCAGATTGTCAGCCAGTTTGGGCTGGAGTCGGCCATGCAGCGCCTGGGCATGGGGGCTGACGCCGCGCACAGCCTGCCAAATGTACAGAACGATATCCGTGTCTGGTACAACCCCAACCAGGAAGACAGTTGGTTTATGGGGGTGGCGGAAATGCTCAATATCGCCACCGTGTTTGCCGTATTGCTGCCTGCTGCCGCCATGGTGCGGGAGAAGGAGCGCGGCACGGTGGAGCAACTGATCGTGTCGCCCTTGTCGCCATTCGGCATCCTGTTTCCCAAGGTGGTGTCGATGACCGGGGTCATCCTGTGCGGGGTGGCACTCAGCCTGTTCCTGATATTGATTCCGCTGTTTGCCATTCCGGTGAAGGGTAGCTTGCTGCTGTTTTTTGCCTTGTCCGGCCTGTATGTGTTCACCACCGCCGGGCTGGGCTTGTTTGCCGCCACCATTGCGCGCAATCTGGCCCAGGCTGGCATGCTGTCCATCCTGATTCTGGCGCCGATGCTGTTTCTGTCCGGTGCCTGGACCCCGCCTGAGGCCATGCCGGTGTGGCTGCGTGGGCTGATGTATGTTTCACCGCTGCATTACTACCTGGACATTGCTTTCGGGATTCTGCTCAAGGGTCAGGGCCTGGCCGACTTGCAGCCAGCCATCCTGGGCATGAGCGCTATCGGCGTGCTGGTGTTTGCCAGCGGCCTGTTGTTGTTCAGAAAGCAATTCGACTGA
- a CDS encoding ATP-binding cassette domain-containing protein gives MDDILIKASGFGKRYAGHVAVDTLDMAVRRGELYGLIGPDGAGKSSLMKAVAGVLSYEQGSLEVFGQLLDSERSAEAIKDRIGLMPQGLGQNLYGDLTVEENVDFFARLRLVPRAEAAARKEQLLAITRLAAFRQRPMKQLSGGMKQKLGLVCTLIHAPQLIILDEPTTGVDPVSRRDFWAILAELIAGQGLTALVSTAYMDEASRFNRMSLLHQGRKLAEGTPAEILQQAPGSIVQCRVEPQLAAMQRLAAAWPQCEAMGPDIRLFVPEANPDAARLQVTTLLDGLDCRQLDVLEPELEDVFVAMLGGQQGGSAAPALAAQQPQPAGQELAIEAKGLSKRFGDFVAVGDVSFQVRQGEIFGLLGANGAGKTTAIKMLTGILPPSSGSGRVAGADMKQAGALIKSRIGYMSQAFSLYLDLSVVENIRLYAGIYGLDRKARAVRLQWILDMAGLHGHENDLAAALPMGLRQRLALGCALVHQPRVLFLDEPTSGVDPLGRRAFWDILFRLSRQDGVAMLVTTHYMSEAEHCDHLALMFAGKVVADASPQQMKQQVLAEAGQLYQVRADNAAALVAPLRQAGFTDVSPYGTALHVLTPDVARLGAVLRDLGVQHPPQARPIAMEDVFVQRVSQLEAQKAASGSKS, from the coding sequence ATGGACGACATCCTTATCAAGGCCAGCGGTTTTGGCAAACGCTATGCCGGTCATGTGGCGGTTGACACCCTGGACATGGCCGTGCGCCGTGGCGAGCTGTACGGGCTGATCGGCCCGGATGGCGCCGGCAAATCCAGCCTGATGAAGGCGGTGGCCGGCGTATTGTCCTACGAGCAGGGTAGCCTGGAGGTGTTTGGCCAGTTGCTGGACAGCGAACGCAGTGCCGAAGCCATCAAGGACCGCATCGGGCTGATGCCGCAGGGCCTGGGGCAAAACCTGTACGGCGATCTGACGGTGGAAGAAAACGTCGACTTCTTTGCCCGGCTGCGGCTGGTGCCGCGTGCCGAGGCCGCGGCCCGCAAGGAGCAGTTGCTGGCCATCACCCGGCTGGCGGCTTTTCGCCAGCGGCCGATGAAGCAGCTATCCGGTGGCATGAAACAGAAGCTGGGCCTGGTGTGTACGCTGATCCATGCCCCGCAGCTCATCATTCTGGATGAACCCACTACCGGGGTGGACCCGGTGTCGCGTCGCGACTTCTGGGCGATTCTGGCCGAGCTGATCGCCGGGCAGGGCCTGACTGCGCTGGTGTCCACCGCTTATATGGATGAAGCCAGCCGCTTCAACCGCATGAGCCTGCTGCATCAGGGCCGCAAACTGGCAGAAGGCACGCCGGCGGAGATTCTGCAGCAGGCCCCCGGCAGCATCGTGCAGTGCCGGGTGGAACCCCAGTTGGCCGCCATGCAGCGGCTGGCCGCCGCCTGGCCGCAGTGCGAGGCCATGGGGCCGGACATCCGCCTGTTTGTACCCGAAGCCAATCCTGATGCCGCCCGCCTGCAGGTGACGACCCTGCTCGATGGGCTGGACTGCCGCCAACTGGATGTGCTGGAGCCCGAGCTGGAAGATGTGTTTGTTGCCATGCTGGGCGGGCAGCAGGGTGGTTCGGCAGCGCCTGCCCTGGCCGCGCAGCAGCCCCAGCCTGCCGGGCAGGAGCTGGCCATCGAGGCCAAGGGGCTGAGCAAGCGCTTTGGTGATTTTGTCGCCGTGGGCGATGTCAGCTTTCAGGTGCGGCAAGGTGAAATCTTCGGCCTGTTGGGGGCCAATGGTGCCGGCAAGACCACCGCCATCAAGATGCTGACCGGCATTCTGCCGCCCAGCAGTGGCAGCGGGCGCGTGGCCGGGGCGGACATGAAGCAGGCCGGTGCGCTGATCAAGTCACGCATCGGTTATATGTCGCAGGCGTTTTCCTTGTATCTGGACCTGAGCGTGGTGGAAAACATCCGCCTGTATGCCGGCATTTACGGCCTGGATCGCAAGGCGCGTGCTGTACGGCTGCAGTGGATTCTGGACATGGCGGGGCTGCATGGTCACGAAAACGATCTGGCCGCCGCCCTGCCCATGGGCTTGCGCCAGCGGCTGGCACTGGGCTGCGCGCTGGTGCATCAGCCGCGGGTATTGTTTCTGGACGAACCCACCAGCGGGGTGGACCCCCTGGGCCGGCGCGCCTTCTGGGACATCCTGTTCCGTCTGTCGCGGCAGGATGGCGTGGCCATGCTGGTGACCACCCACTATATGAGTGAGGCCGAACATTGCGACCATCTGGCGCTGATGTTTGCCGGTAAGGTGGTGGCGGACGCCTCGCCGCAGCAGATGAAACAGCAGGTGCTGGCCGAGGCCGGCCAGTTGTATCAGGTGCGCGCCGACAATGCGGCCGCGCTGGTGGCACCGCTGCGTCAGGCCGGTTTTACCGATGTGTCGCCCTATGGTACGGCCTTGCACGTGCTGACACCGGATGTGGCGCGGCTGGGCGCGGTATTGCGCGATCTTGGCGTGCAGCACCCGCCGCAAGCACGGCCCATTGCGATGGAGGATGTATTTGTACAGCGTGTCAGCCAGTTGGAGGCGCAAAAGGCGGCCTCCGGGAGCAAGTCATGA
- a CDS encoding mechanosensitive ion channel family protein translates to MSELLDLLHQLRNDYSHEIVRSLMLIAVLLLIRLAVGHILSSNVNVPVEERRRWSVSTRNFLFIAGLAGIGMIWAEELQTIAVSMLAFAAALILATKELILCVSGFVVRHASNSYSLGDHIEVGNIRGRVVDIGLLSTTVMEIGPQHNAHQMTGRALTFPNSLLLSNAVIRENYMGDYVMHIINVPVGYQIPPTRAQHLLLAAAEEHCQQHVEAARVHMERMAERYLVDTPSVEPRIGMQAVDEKRYQLILRIAIPAKERQRIEQAIIYQFMAGCYPESAATPVPCVSK, encoded by the coding sequence ATGTCCGAACTGCTCGACTTGCTGCACCAGCTACGCAACGATTACTCGCACGAAATCGTGCGTTCGCTGATGCTGATTGCAGTGTTGCTGCTGATCCGGCTGGCGGTTGGCCATATCCTGTCCAGCAATGTCAATGTGCCGGTGGAGGAAAGACGGCGCTGGTCGGTCTCCACCCGCAATTTCCTGTTCATTGCCGGCCTGGCCGGCATCGGCATGATCTGGGCCGAGGAGCTGCAAACCATCGCGGTGTCCATGCTGGCCTTTGCCGCGGCGCTGATTCTGGCCACCAAGGAGCTGATTTTGTGCGTGTCGGGCTTTGTGGTGCGCCATGCGTCCAACAGCTACAGCCTGGGGGATCATATCGAGGTGGGCAATATCCGGGGCCGGGTGGTGGACATCGGCCTGTTGTCCACCACGGTGATGGAAATTGGCCCGCAGCATAATGCCCACCAGATGACCGGCCGCGCCCTCACCTTTCCCAACAGCCTGCTGCTGTCCAATGCGGTAATCCGGGAAAACTACATGGGCGACTATGTAATGCACATCATCAATGTGCCGGTGGGCTACCAGATTCCCCCTACCCGCGCCCAGCACCTGCTGCTGGCGGCGGCAGAGGAACACTGCCAGCAGCATGTGGAAGCCGCCCGCGTACACATGGAGCGCATGGCCGAGCGCTACCTGGTGGACACCCCGTCGGTGGAGCCGCGCATCGGCATGCAGGCGGTGGACGAAAAGCGCTACCAACTGATTCTGCGCATTGCCATTCCGGCCAAGGAAAGACAGCGTATCGAACAGGCCATCATCTACCAGTTCATGGCTGGCTGCTATCCGGAAAGCGCCGCCACGCCAGTGCCGTGTGTATCGAAATAA
- a CDS encoding TolC family protein: MFITSMASSGKLFPLWLGLIVLSGPVLAESLQQAWQQAEQLSNSLRAEARKVAGARQQEAASHAAAGPALTVEAGVSQLDNTPTARLDISPLSHGLGALGAQLPSSVEAPLSKRDVRYANARLSLPLYTAGRLDAMQQAAAAATSASQYAQEQVRQSLRLQVAEAYFNVLRARHAASVASQYLQSLQSYQRDVNNFFRKGVVARGDVLGAELAVADAQQKLISARQAESLSQSAYNRLLGREFSQPAQPDELSLPDEQRSLPVLQARALQMRPELGGLAEWAASLHASARSVRAESQPQVGVYAAYSYLNNPYLVNKGVGSVGLGLSWSVFDSGLIRARAGSASEQAMAVEDQLREVQSLIALDVQRAHSQQIEAAARIKVAQAALQSADEFLSIQRDRYRNGLANQTEVLAAEARRADGQRNLFNARYDHALAVVGLQRAIGEL, from the coding sequence GTGTTCATTACTTCAATGGCATCTTCCGGCAAGTTATTCCCGCTGTGGCTGGGGCTGATTGTCCTGAGTGGCCCCGTGCTGGCGGAGTCTTTGCAGCAGGCCTGGCAACAGGCAGAACAGCTTAGCAACAGCCTGCGGGCCGAAGCACGCAAGGTGGCGGGGGCGCGGCAACAGGAGGCCGCCAGCCATGCTGCTGCTGGTCCGGCCCTGACTGTGGAGGCAGGCGTCAGCCAACTGGACAACACCCCGACAGCCCGGCTGGATATCAGCCCGCTCAGCCACGGCCTGGGTGCGCTGGGCGCACAACTGCCATCCAGTGTGGAGGCACCGCTAAGCAAGCGCGATGTGCGCTATGCCAATGCCCGTCTCAGTCTCCCGCTATATACCGCTGGCCGGCTTGACGCCATGCAGCAAGCAGCCGCAGCGGCCACCAGTGCCAGCCAGTACGCACAGGAGCAGGTCCGGCAGTCACTGCGGCTGCAGGTGGCGGAGGCCTATTTCAATGTGCTGCGCGCGCGGCATGCCGCCAGCGTGGCCAGCCAGTATCTGCAAAGCCTGCAGTCCTACCAGCGTGATGTGAACAATTTTTTCCGCAAAGGCGTGGTGGCGCGTGGCGATGTGCTGGGGGCGGAACTGGCCGTTGCCGATGCACAGCAGAAGCTGATATCGGCACGGCAGGCCGAAAGCCTCAGCCAGTCGGCCTATAACCGTCTGCTCGGGCGCGAGTTCAGCCAGCCGGCGCAACCGGACGAACTGAGCCTGCCGGATGAGCAGCGCAGCTTGCCCGTGTTGCAGGCGCGCGCCCTGCAAATGCGGCCCGAGCTGGGCGGCCTGGCCGAGTGGGCGGCATCCTTGCATGCCAGTGCGCGCAGCGTCCGGGCGGAGAGTCAGCCGCAAGTGGGGGTGTATGCCGCCTACAGCTATCTGAATAACCCCTATCTGGTGAACAAGGGGGTTGGTTCGGTAGGGCTGGGGCTGAGCTGGAGCGTGTTTGACAGCGGCTTGATCCGCGCCCGCGCCGGCAGCGCCAGCGAACAGGCCATGGCAGTGGAAGATCAGCTGCGCGAGGTGCAGTCGCTGATTGCGCTGGATGTGCAGCGCGCCCATAGCCAGCAGATCGAGGCTGCCGCGCGCATCAAGGTGGCACAGGCGGCCTTGCAGTCGGCAGATGAATTCCTGAGCATCCAGCGCGACCGTTATCGCAACGGTCTGGCCAATCAGACCGAGGTGCTGGCGGCAGAAGCACGCCGCGCGGATGGTCAGCGCAATCTTTTCAATGCCCGTTACGACCACGCCCTGGCCGTGGTCGGCTTGCAGCGGGCCATCGGTGAGCTGTGA
- a CDS encoding peptide chain release factor 3 produces MSAELSRIAEEVAHRRTFAIISHPDAGKTTLTEKLLLFSGAIQMAGTVKGKKGGKFATSDWMEIEKQRGISVASSVMQFDYREHTVNLLDTPGHQDFSEDTYRVLTAVDSALMVIDAAKGVEEQTIKLLNVCRLRNTPIVTFMNKYDREVRDSLELLDEVENVLKIRCAPITWPIGMGKTFRGVYSLLNDEVILFEAGSEKLITDIEVIKGIDNPRLDELFPLEMDNLRMEIELVKGASNEWNLEEFLAGELTPVFFGSAINNFGIREILDALINWAPAPQERDATVRMVNPTEGKFSGFVFKIQANMDPKHRDRIAFLRVCSGQFERGMKMKHLRLNREIAASSVVTFMSHDREIVEEAFAGDIIGIPNHGNIQIGDSFSAGEELAFTGIPFFAPELFRSVRIKNPLKLKQLQKGLQQLGEEGAVQVFKPHSGGDLILGAVGVLQYEVVASRLAAEYGVDAVFESASIWSARWFTCDDRKKLDEFIKALQMNIATDAGGNLAYLAPNRVNLQLTQERWPDIVFHETREHAVKLND; encoded by the coding sequence ATGTCCGCAGAATTGTCCCGTATTGCCGAGGAAGTGGCGCACCGCCGCACCTTCGCCATCATTTCCCACCCTGACGCCGGTAAAACCACGCTGACCGAAAAGCTGCTGCTGTTTTCAGGCGCCATCCAGATGGCCGGCACGGTAAAAGGCAAGAAGGGCGGCAAGTTTGCCACTTCGGACTGGATGGAAATCGAAAAGCAACGCGGTATTTCCGTGGCTTCCTCGGTGATGCAGTTCGACTACCGCGAGCACACCGTCAACCTGCTGGACACCCCGGGCCACCAGGACTTCTCCGAAGATACCTACCGCGTGCTCACCGCCGTGGACAGCGCGCTGATGGTGATTGACGCTGCCAAGGGTGTGGAAGAGCAAACCATCAAGCTGCTGAATGTCTGCCGCCTGCGCAACACGCCCATCGTCACCTTCATGAACAAGTACGACCGTGAAGTGCGCGATTCGCTGGAATTGCTGGACGAAGTGGAAAACGTGCTGAAAATCCGCTGCGCGCCCATTACCTGGCCTATCGGCATGGGCAAGACCTTCCGTGGCGTGTACAGCCTGCTGAACGACGAAGTCATCCTGTTTGAAGCCGGCAGCGAAAAGCTGATTACCGATATCGAAGTGATCAAGGGCATCGACAATCCACGCCTGGACGAGCTGTTTCCGCTGGAAATGGATAATCTGCGCATGGAGATCGAACTGGTCAAGGGCGCTTCCAACGAATGGAATCTGGAAGAATTCCTGGCTGGCGAACTCACCCCGGTATTCTTCGGCTCCGCCATCAACAACTTCGGCATCCGGGAAATCCTGGACGCACTGATCAACTGGGCCCCGGCACCGCAAGAGCGCGATGCCACCGTGCGCATGGTCAACCCGACCGAGGGCAAGTTCTCCGGCTTCGTGTTCAAGATCCAGGCCAATATGGACCCCAAGCACCGCGACCGCATTGCCTTTTTGCGGGTGTGCTCCGGCCAGTTCGAGCGCGGCATGAAGATGAAGCACCTACGGCTTAACCGCGAAATTGCCGCCTCCAGCGTGGTGACTTTCATGTCGCACGATCGCGAAATCGTGGAAGAAGCCTTTGCCGGTGACATCATCGGCATCCCCAACCACGGCAATATCCAGATTGGCGACAGTTTTTCCGCTGGCGAAGAGCTGGCCTTCACCGGCATTCCCTTCTTTGCGCCGGAGCTGTTCCGCTCGGTACGCATCAAGAACCCGCTAAAACTCAAGCAGCTGCAAAAAGGCTTGCAACAACTGGGTGAAGAAGGCGCGGTACAGGTATTCAAGCCACACAGTGGCGGCGACCTGATTCTGGGCGCGGTGGGCGTGCTGCAGTACGAAGTGGTGGCCTCGCGCCTGGCGGCAGAATACGGCGTGGATGCGGTGTTTGAATCGGCCAGCATCTGGTCGGCACGCTGGTTTACCTGCGACGACCGCAAAAAACTGGATGAATTCATCAAGGCCCTGCAAATGAATATTGCCACCGATGCCGGCGGCAACCTGGCCTACCTCGCCCCCAACCGCGTCAACCTGCAACTGACGCAGGAACGCTGGCCGGACATCGTGTTCCACGAAACCCGTGAACACGCTGTCAAGCTGAACGACTGA
- a CDS encoding ABC transporter permease — translation MNLQRVLAIAGKEWREIVRDRLFFSLAFVVPALLMLLFGYGLSLDVENIPFAVVDHDRSAASRDYAYRFIDSRYFQFRGYAGDERDASRLIGSGQVRVVLVIPPQFGKSLAQGRPAAIQTLVDGSFPSRAMTTKGYVTAINAAFSLAAVAQAVSQATGLSQQDALAQLTPIALESRYLYNQSVSSIWSLAPKLIMVILMLSPPFLTALGVVREKENGSIFNIYASNVSRGEFLVGKLAPYVAISSVNILLLWLLAVLLYQVPFKGSLLFFLPATLVYVLCTTGIGLLVSVLVRTQVAAMIVTMVVTMIPAVLYSGLIIPIVSLGAGAHVVAQLMPAMYYTDIVVGCFLKGVGLMSLWQPLAILAGYACLLFAIGYRLFSKRPST, via the coding sequence ATGAATCTGCAGCGCGTGCTGGCCATCGCCGGCAAGGAATGGCGTGAAATCGTACGTGACCGGCTGTTCTTCTCGCTGGCTTTTGTGGTGCCGGCCTTGTTGATGCTGTTGTTCGGCTATGGTCTGTCGCTGGATGTGGAAAACATCCCGTTTGCCGTGGTGGACCACGACCGCAGCGCGGCCAGCCGCGACTATGCCTACCGCTTTATCGATTCGCGCTATTTCCAGTTTCGCGGCTATGCCGGGGATGAGCGCGATGCCAGCCGACTGATTGGCTCTGGGCAGGTGCGGGTGGTGCTGGTGATACCGCCGCAGTTTGGCAAGAGCCTGGCCCAAGGCCGCCCGGCGGCCATCCAGACCCTGGTGGACGGCAGCTTTCCCAGCCGCGCCATGACCACCAAGGGCTATGTCACCGCCATCAATGCCGCCTTCAGCCTGGCCGCAGTGGCCCAGGCGGTGTCGCAGGCCACCGGCCTGTCACAGCAGGATGCCCTGGCGCAGCTAACGCCCATCGCGCTGGAATCGCGCTATCTGTACAACCAGAGCGTGTCCAGCATCTGGTCGCTGGCACCCAAGCTGATCATGGTGATCCTGATGCTGTCGCCGCCTTTTCTCACCGCGCTGGGCGTGGTGCGAGAAAAAGAGAACGGCTCCATCTTCAATATCTACGCCTCCAATGTCAGCCGTGGCGAGTTTCTGGTGGGCAAGCTGGCACCCTATGTGGCCATTTCCAGCGTCAACATCCTGTTGCTGTGGCTGCTGGCCGTGCTGCTGTATCAGGTGCCGTTCAAGGGCAGCCTGCTGTTTTTCCTGCCGGCCACGCTGGTGTATGTGCTGTGTACCACCGGCATCGGCCTGTTGGTGTCGGTGCTGGTGCGCACCCAGGTGGCGGCGATGATTGTCACCATGGTGGTGACCATGATTCCGGCGGTGCTGTATTCCGGCCTGATCATTCCCATTGTGTCGCTGGGTGCCGGCGCGCATGTGGTGGCGCAACTGATGCCGGCCATGTATTACACCGATATCGTGGTGGGCTGCTTTCTCAAGGGGGTGGGCCTGATGTCGCTGTGGCAGCCATTGGCCATCCTGGCTGGCTATGCCTGCCTGTTGTTTGCCATCGGCTATCGATTGTTCAGCAAGAGGCCAAGTACATGA
- a CDS encoding HlyD family secretion protein, with protein sequence MKQGKVLIAGVVLALAAALGYGIWQSRDRGLPEGLIQANGRLEGDAVLVAAKYPGRLETVKVHEGDMVSSGQLLATLTSDEVSARLRAARATLAAAHAQQQRAAAAASQADKDAARFADLLARGSVDRMHAEQMQLAAVSARTQNQQATEQIRQAEAVVAEASAVLQELQLKAPSGGMVSNRLREPGEMLAAGGAVVEIIDLNHLYLKVYVPENQIGKIRLGLPAQITTDAFPQHPFAATVSHIAARAEFTPKEVQTPDERVKLVYAVKLTLASNPDLRLTPGLPADAVIRWKSGVAWQAPRW encoded by the coding sequence ATGAAACAAGGCAAAGTACTGATTGCAGGGGTGGTGCTGGCACTGGCGGCGGCACTGGGCTATGGCATCTGGCAATCGCGGGACCGTGGTCTGCCCGAAGGCCTGATTCAGGCCAATGGCCGACTGGAAGGCGACGCCGTGCTGGTGGCCGCCAAGTATCCGGGGCGGCTGGAGACGGTGAAGGTACATGAGGGGGATATGGTCAGCAGCGGCCAGTTGCTGGCCACGCTTACTTCGGATGAGGTCAGCGCGCGCCTGCGTGCCGCCCGCGCCACCCTGGCGGCGGCCCATGCCCAGCAGCAACGTGCTGCGGCTGCCGCCAGTCAGGCCGACAAGGACGCCGCGCGCTTTGCCGACTTGCTGGCCCGTGGTTCGGTAGACCGCATGCATGCCGAACAGATGCAACTGGCCGCCGTGAGTGCCCGCACCCAGAATCAGCAGGCGACCGAGCAGATTCGTCAGGCTGAAGCCGTGGTGGCCGAAGCCAGTGCCGTGCTGCAGGAACTGCAACTGAAAGCACCTTCTGGCGGCATGGTCAGCAACCGGCTGCGTGAGCCGGGGGAAATGCTGGCAGCCGGTGGGGCGGTGGTGGAGATCATCGATCTGAACCACCTCTATCTGAAGGTGTATGTGCCGGAAAACCAGATCGGCAAAATCCGTCTTGGCCTGCCGGCGCAAATCACCACCGATGCCTTCCCGCAACATCCGTTTGCCGCCACCGTCAGCCATATCGCAGCGCGCGCCGAATTTACCCCCAAGGAAGTGCAGACCCCGGATGAGCGGGTAAAACTGGTGTACGCGGTCAAGCTCACCCTGGCCAGCAATCCCGATCTGCGCCTCACGCCCGGTCTGCCTGCCGATGCGGTCATCCGCTGGAAGTCTGGGGTGGCCTGGCAAGCACCGCGCTGGTAG